In Woeseia oceani, one DNA window encodes the following:
- a CDS encoding 5'-nucleotidase, lipoprotein e(P4) family, translated as MREMMKRVLALTVAVVIAAGCTSAPLAGPEPYIHPGIRWVQQSAEFEAVAMQVYRKAGDDLAAKVNDRSWSALPDQSNAEDLPPAIIFDVDETVVSNAEFQLTLIPPFSDEKLNAWNAANKATGIPGVAEFAAKARAMGVELFFVTNRPCIKDERTGAACPQKAVSTQDVVEAGIPVSEEFVMLSYEQPGWNKEKKNRRDEIAKNYRVIMLIGDDLGDFIPCSRRRAVSPCTQGASAQSRKLATAQHRNYWGNGWYILPNPMHGSWTTVLTQ; from the coding sequence ATGAGAGAGATGATGAAACGGGTATTGGCGTTAACTGTTGCTGTTGTTATTGCTGCCGGCTGTACTAGCGCACCGCTTGCCGGACCAGAGCCTTACATCCACCCCGGAATCCGCTGGGTTCAGCAATCCGCTGAATTCGAAGCGGTTGCGATGCAGGTCTATCGCAAGGCCGGCGACGACCTCGCCGCCAAGGTCAACGACCGTTCATGGAGCGCTTTGCCAGATCAGAGCAACGCTGAGGACCTGCCGCCCGCGATTATTTTCGATGTCGATGAAACCGTCGTCAGCAATGCAGAATTTCAACTGACGCTGATACCGCCCTTCAGCGACGAAAAACTGAATGCATGGAACGCCGCCAACAAAGCGACCGGCATTCCCGGCGTTGCCGAGTTCGCCGCTAAGGCGCGCGCCATGGGCGTGGAACTGTTTTTCGTTACCAACCGGCCGTGCATTAAAGATGAGCGCACCGGCGCCGCCTGCCCACAGAAAGCCGTATCCACTCAGGACGTCGTCGAAGCCGGCATTCCGGTAAGCGAAGAATTCGTCATGCTGTCGTATGAACAGCCAGGCTGGAACAAGGAAAAGAAAAACCGTCGTGATGAAATCGCGAAGAATTACCGCGTCATCATGTTAATCGGAGACGATCTCGGTGATTTCATTCCGTGTTCCCGTCGGCGCGCCGTCAGCCCCTGTACGCAGGGTGCCAGTGCGCAAAGTCGAAAACTCGCGACGGCGCAGCACCGCAACTACTGGGGCAACGGCTGGTACATTTTGCCGAACCCCATGCACGGCTCCTGGACCACGGTTCTCACCCAGTGA
- the cdd gene encoding cytidine deaminase — protein sequence MNDEELIDAASTVRERAYAPHSGYYVGAALLDESGKLHLGCNVENSSFPLGSCAEAGAISAMVAAGGKRIAKIAAVGGRSVLETCTPCGGCRQRIAEFADDDTRILLLDESGDVVSYSINELLPASFHLHE from the coding sequence GTGAACGACGAGGAACTGATTGACGCCGCCAGCACAGTTCGGGAACGGGCTTATGCGCCGCATTCAGGCTACTACGTGGGCGCCGCACTGCTGGATGAATCCGGCAAACTGCACCTGGGCTGCAATGTAGAGAATTCATCGTTCCCACTCGGCTCCTGCGCCGAGGCGGGCGCTATCAGCGCAATGGTTGCCGCTGGCGGCAAACGCATCGCGAAGATCGCCGCTGTCGGCGGCCGTTCTGTATTGGAAACCTGCACGCCGTGCGGCGGCTGTCGCCAACGGATCGCCGAGTTTGCCGATGACGACACCCGCATCCTGCTACTGGACGAATCAGGAGACGTCGTCAGCTACTCAATAAATGAGTTGTTACCCGCGTCGTTTCATCTGCACGAGTAA
- a CDS encoding ribokinase, with product MTVQATRIVITGSVNLDLVARVARLPKAGETVTNGELGRSPGGKGANQALAARRLGAEVSLLACVGNDAMADEALALLRAANVDLSGVIVDPGCATGVALIAVDARGENQIVVAPGANRRLSADKLQLPPADALICQLEVPVETLEFIARTFEGFLCVNLAPVTDVPEALLQRADLLVVNEGEAKYYGDKLHRLGGLVATTLGGRGAVLYRRGEIVATTTVPEVVPVDTTGAGDCFTAALTLGLAEGQDAAEALRFACAAAAVSTTGHGAQAGLPDRAAALALLAN from the coding sequence ATGACAGTGCAAGCGACACGCATCGTCATAACCGGTTCCGTGAACCTCGACCTGGTCGCCCGTGTTGCTCGCTTGCCCAAAGCCGGCGAGACGGTCACCAACGGCGAACTGGGCCGGTCGCCGGGTGGCAAAGGCGCTAACCAGGCACTCGCCGCCCGCCGTTTGGGAGCGGAGGTCAGCCTGCTTGCCTGTGTCGGCAACGACGCCATGGCCGACGAGGCGTTGGCGTTGTTGCGCGCTGCGAATGTGGATTTGTCCGGCGTAATCGTTGATCCCGGTTGTGCAACGGGTGTGGCCTTGATCGCCGTTGATGCCCGGGGCGAGAATCAGATCGTTGTCGCACCGGGGGCCAACCGCCGTTTGTCCGCTGACAAACTACAGCTTCCGCCGGCGGACGCACTGATCTGTCAGCTTGAGGTGCCGGTCGAAACCCTGGAGTTTATTGCGCGCACCTTTGAAGGATTCCTGTGCGTCAATCTCGCGCCAGTGACGGACGTACCGGAGGCCCTACTTCAGCGCGCAGACCTGTTGGTGGTCAATGAAGGTGAAGCGAAATACTACGGCGACAAGCTACACCGGCTGGGCGGTTTGGTTGCAACGACGCTGGGCGGGCGCGGCGCTGTTCTTTACCGGCGCGGGGAGATCGTGGCCACGACCACAGTGCCTGAGGTGGTACCGGTTGATACGACTGGCGCCGGTGACTGTTTTACTGCGGCACTCACGCTGGGACTGGCGGAGGGGCAGGATGCGGCTGAGGCACTGCGCTTCGCCTGCGCGGCCGCGGCCGTTTCAACGACCGGACACGGTGCGCAGGCCGGATTACCCGACCGTGCGGCTGCGCTGGCATTGCTTGCGAACTAG
- a CDS encoding NupC/NupG family nucleoside CNT transporter, with product MLENWIGIAGLIVILAIAVLLSTNRRAINFRVVGAAFALQVVVAALVLYSEWGKLAILALSDGVQAVIDFSKAGIDMVFGPLAGDVVGFSFAINVLPIIIFFSALMSVLYHLRIMQWVVKLVGGGLRWLVGTGPVESLNAAANIFVGQTEAPLVIKPYLRNLTEPQLFAVMVSGVASVAGTVLAAYVFMGAELKYLLAASFMAAPGGLLMAKILMPDTADTAASQTNHKLQMEPSKHANVILAAAVGTADGLRLAVNIGAMLVAFVALIALFNGIVGGIAGWFGFEGITLQLLLGKLFQPLMFLLSVPWDEAELSGALFGEKLILNEFVAFSHLGDYLADASERTVAVTTFALCGFANLSSIAILLGGLGSLVPEKRELIARFGLRAVAAGSLSNLLSAALAGLLLSF from the coding sequence ATGTTAGAAAACTGGATCGGTATCGCGGGCCTCATCGTCATTCTGGCGATTGCTGTTCTCTTGTCCACGAACCGGCGCGCAATCAATTTTCGCGTCGTTGGCGCCGCCTTTGCGTTGCAAGTCGTCGTCGCCGCCCTGGTCCTGTATTCGGAATGGGGCAAGCTCGCCATTCTGGCGCTGAGCGATGGCGTGCAGGCTGTTATCGATTTTTCGAAGGCGGGTATCGACATGGTGTTCGGGCCACTGGCCGGCGATGTGGTCGGATTCAGTTTCGCGATCAATGTTTTGCCTATCATTATTTTCTTCTCCGCCCTGATGTCGGTGCTCTATCACCTGCGGATCATGCAGTGGGTGGTCAAGCTGGTGGGCGGTGGCTTGCGCTGGCTCGTCGGGACCGGACCCGTGGAATCACTCAACGCGGCGGCCAATATTTTTGTCGGCCAGACCGAAGCGCCGCTGGTTATCAAGCCCTACTTGCGTAACCTGACGGAACCGCAGTTGTTCGCGGTGATGGTGTCCGGGGTTGCGTCGGTTGCCGGAACGGTGCTCGCCGCCTATGTATTCATGGGCGCGGAACTGAAATACCTGTTGGCGGCCAGCTTTATGGCGGCACCCGGTGGTTTGCTGATGGCAAAAATACTGATGCCGGATACCGCAGACACGGCGGCAAGCCAGACAAACCACAAGCTGCAAATGGAACCGAGCAAGCACGCCAATGTCATACTGGCCGCGGCCGTTGGCACTGCTGACGGACTGCGACTCGCGGTAAATATTGGTGCGATGCTGGTGGCCTTCGTGGCGTTGATCGCATTATTCAACGGCATTGTCGGCGGTATTGCCGGCTGGTTCGGTTTCGAGGGGATTACCCTGCAACTGTTGCTCGGCAAATTGTTCCAGCCGTTGATGTTCTTATTGAGTGTGCCGTGGGACGAAGCGGAATTGTCAGGTGCCTTGTTCGGCGAGAAGCTGATACTCAACGAGTTCGTCGCCTTCAGTCATCTTGGCGATTACCTCGCGGATGCCAGCGAGCGCACGGTCGCGGTGACCACGTTCGCCTTGTGCGGCTTCGCCAACCTGTCGTCGATTGCCATCCTGCTCGGTGGCTTGGGCAGCCTGGTACCGGAAAAACGCGAACTCATTGCCCGCTTCGGCCTGCGTGCGGTTGCCGCCGGTTCGCTGTCGAATTTGCTCAGTGCGGCACTCGCCGGACTTCTGTTAAGCTTCTGA
- the deoA gene encoding thymidine phosphorylase yields the protein MLFTDVIRKKRDGGELSADEIQYLVDGLADGSLPAEQVSALAMAIFLNSMSFDEAGLLTIAMAQSGSVLEWQDAGLDGPVVDKHSTGGVGDKVSFLLAPIAAACGCYVPMISGRGLGHTGGTTDKAESIPGYQATPDFALFRKVVASVGCAIIGQTADLAPADRRLYAIRDVTATVESVPLITASILSKKIAAGLDGLVMDVKVGSGAFMQSMSRAEELSRSIIGTAARAGLKTHAVITDMNEVLGYTAGNALEIAESVRYLRNEGSEARLDEVVRALTAEMLLLTGIERDAAGAAKRVDEAIRSGAAAERFARMVAELGGPADFIDRYEHHLPTAPVIQPVYLEQDGYLHSMDTHAIGNAIIELGGGRRVLGEALDLAVGFSDFKQIGDAVDKQHPVAMVHASTVEKANQAVQRLRAAAAVSPVPPEARAVVCRTIDAA from the coding sequence ATGCTGTTCACGGATGTCATTCGAAAAAAACGCGATGGTGGCGAGCTGTCAGCGGACGAAATTCAGTACCTGGTGGATGGACTTGCCGATGGATCATTGCCGGCGGAACAGGTCTCGGCGCTGGCCATGGCGATCTTTCTGAATTCGATGTCATTCGATGAGGCGGGCCTGCTGACGATCGCAATGGCGCAGTCGGGAAGTGTGCTGGAATGGCAGGATGCCGGTCTGGATGGCCCGGTAGTGGACAAGCATTCGACGGGCGGCGTCGGGGACAAAGTCAGTTTCCTGCTTGCGCCGATCGCGGCGGCCTGCGGTTGCTACGTGCCGATGATTTCGGGCCGCGGTCTCGGTCACACAGGGGGAACAACGGACAAAGCCGAGAGTATTCCGGGCTATCAGGCGACACCTGATTTCGCCCTGTTTCGCAAAGTCGTTGCATCAGTGGGTTGCGCGATTATCGGCCAGACAGCGGATCTCGCGCCAGCCGACCGCCGCCTGTATGCCATCCGTGATGTCACCGCGACGGTGGAATCAGTGCCGTTGATTACGGCATCGATATTGTCCAAGAAAATAGCAGCCGGACTTGATGGTCTGGTCATGGACGTCAAAGTGGGTAGCGGTGCATTCATGCAGTCCATGTCCCGTGCTGAAGAACTGTCGCGCTCGATAATTGGCACGGCCGCCCGCGCCGGGCTGAAGACCCATGCCGTAATCACCGACATGAACGAGGTGCTGGGCTACACGGCTGGCAACGCACTGGAAATAGCGGAATCGGTACGCTATTTGCGCAACGAAGGCAGTGAGGCGCGCTTGGACGAGGTGGTTCGCGCGCTGACTGCCGAGATGTTGTTACTGACCGGTATCGAACGCGATGCGGCCGGCGCAGCAAAGCGGGTCGACGAAGCGATCCGTTCCGGCGCGGCAGCCGAGCGCTTCGCGCGCATGGTGGCCGAGCTTGGTGGGCCGGCCGACTTTATCGACAGGTACGAGCATCACCTGCCAACCGCGCCGGTGATTCAACCTGTTTATCTCGAGCAGGACGGCTATTTGCACAGCATGGATACCCACGCGATTGGCAACGCCATCATCGAACTGGGTGGCGGTCGCAGAGTGCTTGGCGAGGCGCTTGATCTGGCCGTGGGCTTTTCGGACTTTAAGCAGATAGGTGACGCCGTCGACAAGCAGCATCCGGTTGCGATGGTTCATGCATCAACGGTGGAGAAAGCCAACCAGGCCGTTCAGCGGCTACGCGCCGCCGCCGCCGTTTCGCCTGTACCGCCCGAGGCACGAGCGGTCGTCTGCCGTACCATCGACGCGGCATGA
- a CDS encoding phytanoyl-CoA dioxygenase family protein, translated as MSLNPETAVSALPRYTAPADGCLSNEMLAAYRMHGVLILDGFVSRSQCDALRDRALELVADFDPASIRSIFSTTDQTQLDDTYFIDSGDKIRFFLESDAFDENGQLRQSKEQCLNKMGHAMHDLDPLFGSFSHTEKLAALSDSLGQQDPAIIQSMYIFKPPRIGGEVVCHQDSTYLYTEPESCTGFWFALEDATIDNGCMYFIPGEHKGPLKKRNRRVSATQLRTDTLDATPWPEERKLPAEAKAGALVIFDGRAPHLSGPNRSATSRHAYTLHAIDKRCHYPADNWLQRPANLPLRGFR; from the coding sequence ATGTCATTGAACCCTGAAACGGCCGTCAGCGCACTGCCGCGCTACACGGCCCCCGCCGATGGTTGTTTGAGCAACGAGATGCTTGCGGCGTACCGCATGCACGGTGTATTGATCCTAGATGGCTTTGTTTCGAGATCGCAATGCGATGCACTGCGTGACAGAGCGCTCGAACTGGTTGCTGACTTCGATCCGGCCAGTATCCGCAGTATATTTTCGACCACCGATCAGACGCAGCTTGATGACACCTACTTTATCGACTCCGGAGACAAAATTCGTTTCTTCCTGGAAAGCGATGCGTTTGACGAAAACGGTCAACTGCGGCAGTCGAAAGAGCAATGCCTCAACAAGATGGGTCATGCCATGCACGACCTTGACCCGCTGTTCGGCAGTTTCTCGCACACTGAAAAGCTGGCAGCGTTGAGCGATAGCCTGGGTCAGCAAGATCCGGCGATTATTCAGTCGATGTACATCTTCAAGCCGCCGCGTATAGGTGGCGAAGTGGTTTGCCATCAGGATTCGACCTACCTGTACACCGAGCCCGAGTCCTGCACCGGTTTCTGGTTTGCACTTGAAGATGCGACCATCGACAACGGTTGTATGTATTTCATTCCGGGCGAACACAAAGGACCGCTGAAGAAGCGCAACCGCCGGGTAAGCGCAACCCAACTAAGAACCGATACCCTGGATGCGACGCCGTGGCCGGAGGAACGCAAGCTGCCGGCCGAAGCCAAGGCGGGTGCGCTGGTGATTTTTGACGGTCGTGCGCCGCATCTGAGTGGCCCGAACCGCTCGGCAACGTCGCGTCATGCTTATACGCTGCACGCTATCGACAAGCGTTGCCACTATCCAGCAGACAACTGGCTGCAGCGTCCGGCAAATCTGCCGTTGCGCGGCTTTCGCTAA
- the add gene encoding adenosine deaminase encodes MNVAEIPKVELHCHLEACFRSRTVLDIGKSLGIDMPTDPQHFHDDWLLTRPLENLQVALERFVDIQRIWCSEEVIERLTFEACEDARAQNIRIMEFRYSPDFIAAGKPGLTFDKIHGAILRGLARAEHPALAVGLIGIVQKTLPLRDTARTIAFMADNAESFVGIDFADRDTHPLEAYRPLVDIARRAGLRLTVHAGEEPGSAQQVEDAINILGAERIGHGIHIIDNPRILQRVRDNDVVLEVCPTSNWLTSSVRSTAEHPIRRLQAAGVKVTVNSDDPSLFGIDLNHEYRLLAKEHDYTGAEFAACNEIAAAASFVSAERRAAVWPASTAKECHERTGS; translated from the coding sequence ATGAACGTTGCCGAGATTCCCAAAGTCGAGTTGCATTGCCACCTCGAAGCCTGTTTTCGCAGCCGGACGGTGCTGGATATTGGCAAGTCACTGGGCATCGACATGCCCACGGATCCGCAACACTTTCATGACGACTGGCTGCTTACCCGGCCACTTGAGAATTTGCAGGTGGCATTGGAGCGGTTTGTCGATATTCAGCGAATCTGGTGCAGTGAAGAAGTCATTGAGCGACTGACCTTCGAAGCCTGTGAAGATGCGCGTGCGCAGAATATCCGCATCATGGAGTTTCGCTATTCACCCGACTTTATCGCGGCCGGCAAACCGGGTTTGACCTTCGACAAGATCCATGGCGCGATACTGCGCGGCCTCGCTCGCGCTGAGCATCCAGCGCTCGCCGTCGGTCTGATCGGCATCGTGCAGAAGACATTACCGCTCAGGGATACGGCACGCACGATCGCTTTCATGGCAGATAATGCGGAGAGTTTTGTCGGTATCGATTTCGCGGACCGCGACACACACCCGCTTGAGGCTTACCGACCACTCGTCGATATTGCCCGGCGTGCAGGATTACGCCTGACGGTTCATGCGGGCGAGGAGCCCGGTAGCGCGCAGCAGGTGGAAGACGCGATAAATATTCTGGGCGCTGAACGAATAGGGCATGGCATACACATCATCGACAATCCTCGTATTTTGCAACGGGTGCGCGACAACGATGTTGTGCTCGAAGTCTGTCCTACCAGCAACTGGCTGACGAGTTCGGTGCGTTCGACGGCAGAGCACCCGATCAGGCGATTGCAGGCCGCTGGCGTCAAAGTCACGGTCAACTCGGACGACCCAAGCCTGTTCGGCATCGACCTCAACCACGAATACCGGCTGCTGGCGAAAGAGCACGACTACACAGGAGCGGAGTTTGCCGCGTGCAACGAAATAGCGGCGGCAGCCAGCTTCGTCAGTGCGGAACGGCGTGCGGCTGTCTGGCCGGCGAGCACAGCAAAGGAATGCCATGAGCGCACGGGCAGTTAG